One Salvia splendens isolate huo1 chromosome 12, SspV2, whole genome shotgun sequence genomic window carries:
- the LOC121758343 gene encoding uncharacterized protein LOC121758343 encodes MALAHEDDDDEDNYFSKNYLFLKAEVASWFDCLRIIHSKDLEKRDFCNTEIGGEVTGSRYRWIVFISVLLQKALLEHWARAMPQLSRLQSPLALQHFHRRWDLRRHYYGNKAAPSISIMASELSYENESFARNIVTHHWQMEFIGFFKFWNAKKISCQVK; translated from the exons ATGGCTTTGGCtcatgaagatgatgatgatgaagacaatTACTTCTCCAAAAACTATCTGTTTCTGAAAGCAGAAGTTGCAAGCTGGTTTGATTGCCTAAGAATTATACATTCAAAAGATTTAGAGAAGAGAGATTTCTGCAACACTGAGATTGGAGGGGAAGTCACCGGATCTCGATACAGATGGATTGTTTTCATCTCTGTGCTGCTCCAGAAAGCCCTTCTAGAGCATTGGGCTCGAGCTATGCCTCAACTATCCCGCCTTCAATCGCCACTTGCTCTTCAACATTTTCACAG GAGATGGGATTTGAGGAGACATTATTATGGAAACAAAGCTGCACCATCCATCTCAATAATGGCTTCTGAATTGTCGTATGAAAATGAGTCATTTGCTCGAAATATTGTCACGCATCATTGGCAG ATGGAATTTATTGGGTTCTTCAAGTTTTGGAATGCTAAGAAAATTAGTTGCcaagttaaataa
- the LOC121758333 gene encoding transcription factor HEC2-like, with protein sequence MDIDLMKNGGGEDEMDLMLMQMEKLPDLSGAYADVSELPIIEFQNQANSFQNLNSSSSSPALQSTISFAGEAAQMREMIFRIAAMQPIHIDPESVRPPKRRNVRISTDPQSVAARHRRERISERIRILQRLVPGGTKMDTASMLDEAIHYVKFLKNQVQSLERVAANRPAPPPGMGFPVPMTSGSYFAVPGKGYHQANVQHL encoded by the coding sequence ATGGACATCGACTTGATGAAGAACGGCGGCGGCGAAGATGAAATGGATTTGATGCTGATGCAGATGGAGAAGCTCCCGGACTTATCGGGAGCCTACGCCGACGTCAGCGAGCTTCCCATAATCGAATTCCAAAATCAGGCCAACAGCTTCCAAAATCTAAATTCTTCTTCCTCGTCGCCGGCACTGCAAAGCACGATATCGTTTGCGGGGGAGGCGGCCCAGATGAGGGAGATGATATTCCGGATAGCGGCAATGCAGCCGATCCACATCGACCCGGAGTCGGTGAGGCCGCCGAAGCGGCGGAACGTGAGGATATCGACGGACCCGCAGAGCGTGGCGGCGCGCCACCGCCGGGAGAGGATCAGCGAGCGGATCAGGATTCTTCAGAGACTGGTGCCCGGCGGGACCAAGATGGACACGGCGTCGATGCTGGATGAGGCCATCCACTACGTCAAATTCTTGAAGAATCAGGTGCAGTCGCTCGAGCGGGTGGCCGCCAACCGCCCGGCCCCGCCTCCCGGGATGGGATTCCCGGTGCCCATGACGAGCGGGAGCTATTTCGCCGTGCCGGGAAAGGGATATCATCAAGCGAATGTTCAGCATCTCtga